The Betta splendens chromosome 4, fBetSpl5.4, whole genome shotgun sequence genome contains a region encoding:
- the cts12 gene encoding procathepsin L, translating to METKQAGVHAVQQAVLLLRAALLSVLLCGPWQVLSDSDEAVLTEWEVWKSSHGVAYDEMDDVQRKAIWEDNKRMIDDNNQRFFMGMRPFSMAMNKYGDLTKLEYDILQGARINAQFVKRGKTNSARKLRNAAKKIDASAVDYRNRGYVTEVKDQGYCGSCWAFSTTGAIEGQIYKQTGQLVSLSEQNLVDCSRSYGTYGCSGAWMANAYDYVVSNGLQSTNTYPYTSVDTQPCYYDSRLAVAHIQEYRFIPKGDEQALADAVATIGPVTVAIDADHASFLFYSSGIYDEPACNPNNLSHAVLLVGYGSEGGQDYWIIKNSWGTGWGEGGYMRLVRDGSNTCGIASYALYPVL from the exons ATGGAAACAAAACAGGCTGGCGTCCATGCAG TCCAGCAGGCTGTCCTCctgctgagagcagctctgctctctgtcctgctgTGTGGCCCCTGGCAGGTGCTGTCGGACTCGGACGAGGCGGTGCTGACCGAGTGGGAGGTCTGGAAGAGCAGCCACGGCGTGGCCTACGACGAGATG GACGACGTGCAGAGGAAGGCCATCTGGGAGGACAACAAGAGAATGATTGATGACAATAATCAAAGGTTTTTCATGGGGATGAGGCCGTTTTCTATGGCCATGAATAAATACGGAGACTTG ACAAAACTAGAATATGACATTTTACAAGGTGCCAGGATCAACGCCCAGTTTGTAAAGAGAGGGAAGACAAACTCTGCAAGAAAGCTGCGTAACGCCGCCAAGAAGATAGATGCGTCGGCGGTCGACTACAGAAACAGGGGCTACGTCACTGAGGTCAAAGACCAG GGATACTGTGGTTCGTGCTGGGCCTTCAGCACCACAGGGGCCATCGAGGGACAGATATACAAGCAGACGGGGCAGCTGGTCTCGCTGAGCGAGCAGAACCTGGTGGACTGCTCCAGGTCCTACGGCACTTACGGCTGCAGCGGTGCCTGGATGGCTAATGCCTATGACTACGTGGTCAGCAACGGGCTGCAGTCCACAAACACCTACCCTTACACCTCCGTG GACACGCAGCCGTGCTACTACGACAGCAGGCTGGCGGTGGCTCACATCCAGGAATACAGGTTCATACCCAAAGGAGACGAGCAGGCGCTGGCCGACGCCGTGGCCACGATCGGCCCGGTGACCGTAGCCATCGATGCGGACCATGCCAGCTTCCTGTTCTACAGCTCAG GGATATACGACGAGCCGGCCTGTAACCCCAACAATCTGAGCCACGCCGTGCTGCTGGTTGGTTACGGCTCTGAGGGAGGCCAGGACTACTGGATCATCAAAAACAG CTGGGGCACCGGATGGGGCGAGGGCGGCTACATGCGACTGGTCCGGGACGGCAGCAACACGTGCGGCATCGCCAGCTACGCCTTGTACCCCGTGCTGTGA
- the plekhb2 gene encoding pleckstrin homology domain-containing family B member 2 produces the protein MAMVKSGWLHRQSTILRRWKRNWFDLWADGRLVFYNDQQRHDMEDDIHMRVDCINIRGSAACHDLNPPEGKMRDALLQIVCRDGRVISLCADSADDALAWSMALQDAIINTIVATPQIGFAQEVMPSAPPPYSEYASPPQVYASGPYGEYAPPPYATQIVYSSDGQPYTVAYPHQYHGGYPSPGVNHVIIQEHQRDNGGDVALSMLAGAATGLAIGSLFSVF, from the exons ATGGCTATGGTGAAAAGCGGTTGGCTGCATCGACAAA GTACCATACTACGTAGGTGGAAAAGAAACTGGTTTGACTTGTGGGCTGATGGGCGACTCGTCTTTTATAATGACCAACAACGGCATGACATGGAGGATGACATCCACATGAGGGTAGACTGCATCAACATCCGCGGCAGTGCTGCCTGCCATG ATCTTAATCCACCAGAGGGGAAGATGCGTGACGCCTTGCTACAGATCGTGTGCAGAGATGGACGAGTGATCAGCTTGTGTGCAGACAGTGCAGATGATGCTTT GGCATGGTCCATGGCACTCCAGGATGCAATAATTAATACT attgTTGCCACTCCCCAGATTGGTTTTGCACAGGAAGTAATGCCATCTGCTCCTCCCCCCTATTCTGAATATGCTTCACCACCTCAG GTTTACGCCTCAGGACCGTATGGTGAATATGCACCGCCTCCATATGCTACACAGATTGTGTACTCTTCTGACGGGCAGCCCTACACTGTTGCTTATCCTCATCAGTACCACG GTGGCTACCCTTCACCTGGTGTGAATCATGTCATTATCCAGGAGCATCAGCGCGACAACGGAGGCGACGTGGCTCTGAGCATGCTTGCTGGAGCAGCAACAGGCCTAGCAATAGGTTCCCTCTTCTCTGTCTTCTAG
- the ankrd29 gene encoding ankyrin repeat domain-containing protein 29 isoform X2 yields the protein MSFKKETPLANAVFWAARKGNLALLQLLLNSGRVDADCRDGLGSTALMVASYSGHYDCVKEVIMQGADINYQRETGSTALFFASQQGHHDIVKLLLEFGASTDLQTKDGGTALTVASQHGHSRVVDALLRNGANVHDRLNDGATSLFLAAQEGHLSVIRQLLSSGARVNQAREDGTAPLWMAAQMGHGEAVKVLLLRGADRDANRQDGSTAIFKAALKGHTSVVEELLKFSPSLGLLKNGSTPLHAAVMSGNVRTVLLLLGANADPSLPNKLTKNDRILKVLHPDISN from the exons ATGTCTTTCAAG AAGGAAACACCCCTGGCTAACGCCGTGTTCTGGGCCGCGAGGAAGGGCAACCTGGccctgcttcagctgctgctcaacagCGGCCGCGTGGACGCGGACTGCAGAGACGGG TTGGGGAGCACGGCGCTGATGGTGGCGTCCTACAGCGGCCATTACGACTGTGTCAAAGAAGTCATTATGCAGGGAGCAGACATCAACTACCAGCGGGAG ACGGGTTCTACAGCCCTGTTCTTCGCCTCCCAGCAGGGGCACCACGACATCGTGAAGCTCCTCCTGGAGTTCGGCGCctccacagacctgcagacGAAG GACGGCGGCACAGCCCTGACCGTGGCCTCGCAGCACGGCCACTCCCGCGTGGTGGACGCTCTCCTGAGGAACGGCGCCAATGTTCACGACCGGCTGAAC GACGGCGCCACCTCTCTCTTCCTCGCTGCCCAGGAGGGTCATTTGAGCGTGATCCGTCAGCTGCTTTCATCTGGTGCCAGGGTTAATCAAGCCAGGGAG GACGGCACTGCCCCCCTGTGGATGGCAGCTCAGATGGGTCACGGTGAGGCCGTGAAGGTTCTGCTCCTACGTGGAGCCGATCGGGACGCCAACAGACAG GACGGATCAACAGCGATAttcaaagcagctttaaagGGACACACCAGCGTAGTGGAGGAACTCCTCAAGTTTTCTCCGTCACTAGGACTTCTCAAG AACGGCTCCACGCCGCTTCATGCTGCTGTTATGAGTGGAAATGTGCGaacggttctgctgctgctgggggcaAACGCAGACCCCTCACTACCCAACAAG CTCACCAAGAATGACCGCATCCTCAAGGTTTTACATCCAGATATCTCAAACTGA
- the ing5a gene encoding inhibitor of growth protein 5a, protein MATAIYLEHYLDSIENLPCELQRNFTLMRDLDNRTEEKKSEIDKLAEDYITNVKNLASEQRVEHLQKIQNAYSKCKEFSDDKVQLAMQTYEMVDKHIRRLDADLARFENELKEKLEVSGYESTEGRAVKKGDSRGMREKRSSRGRGRKGSDEDSPKKKKMKNSPDLSDTLLPMQPSDVLDMPVDPNEPTYCLCHQVSYGEMIGCDNPDCPIEWFHFACVDLATKPKGKWFCPRCTQDRKKK, encoded by the exons ATGGCGACGGCAATATACTTGGAACATTACCTTGACA GCATTGAAAACTTGCCATGTGAGCTACAAAGAAACTTCACTCTGATGAGGGACCTCGACAATAGAACTGAAG AAAAGAAAAGTGAGATTGACAAATTGGCTGAAGATTACATAACAAATGTGAAGAACCTGGCTTCAGAACAAAGAGTGGaacacctgcagaaaatccaAAATGCTTACAGCAAATGCAAAGAGTTCAGTGATGACAAAGTCCAGCTTGCAATGCAAACATATGAGATG GTGGACAAACATATCCGCAGACTGGATGCAGACCTGGCACGTTTCGAGAatgagctgaaggagaagctggaagTGAGCGGCTATGAAAGTACAGAGGGAAGAGCAGTGAAAA AAGGTGATTCCCGGGGGATGAGAGAAAAACGTAGCTCcaggggaagaggaagaaaaggttCTGATGAAGATTCtcccaaaaagaaaaagatgaaaaacag CCCAGACTTGAGTGACACGCTCCTGCCTATGCAGCCGTCTGATGTTTTGGATATGCCTGTTGATCCCAACGAGCCTACGTACTGTCTGTGCCATCAGGTGTCATATGGAGAAATGATTGGATGTGATAATCCAGAT tgtCCAATTGAGTGGTTTCACTTTGCTTGTGTCGATCTCGCCACCAAACCCAAAGGAAAATG GTTTTGTCCAAGATGCACCCAAGACCGGAAGAAAAAATaa
- the pigx gene encoding phosphatidylinositol-glycan biosynthesis class X protein, with the protein MYLVLFSFLSCLMPCFCFNRKDDNESHCGLLKQWLESASVSVEIGKSGFHRAVTATVELSSDVGEIQVLLIYRWPNGVYVDPYQLFSLSHQSGWQILIDSTIDLEAPAHKTSGFVSYVYPTLVGHTPRLLKVTIPIHGRYSQPSFEGRAFTSVNIKPPELLLRMKKCIQLKNAEPYLVMNAPCTADNSSMCSWFMQHQQDHGTRRVQFPVGNGSLVTPICSGTLLVTLICCLALSKYMWKHRI; encoded by the exons ATGTATTTGGTACTGTTCTCGTTTTTGTCCTGTTTAATGCCATGCTTTTGCTTTAACCGAAAGG ATGACAATGAGAGTCACTGTGGTCTCCTGAAGCAGTGGCTTGAATCTGCATCAGTGTCAGTGGAGATTGGCAAAAGTGGGTTCCACAG GGCGGTGACAGCTACTGTTGAGCTTAGCTCTGATGTTGGTGAGATCCAAGTTTTGCTGATTTATAGATGGCCCAACGGAGTATATGTTGATCCATACCAACTTTTTTCCTTGAGTCATCAAAGTGGTTGGCAG atATTGATAGACTCGACCATTGATCTAGAGGCTCCGGCTCACAAGACATCTGGATTTGTCTCATATGTGTACCCCACCTTGGTTGGACATACTCCTAGACTGCTAAAAGTCACAATTCCAATACATGGCCGCTACAGTCAGCCCTCCTTTGAAGGGAGAGCATTTACATCTGTCAACATAAAACctccggagctgctgctgcgaaTGAAAAAAT gtATACAGCTGAAAAACGCAGAGCCTTATCTTGTCATGAATGCCCCCTGCACTGCTGACAATTCAAGCATGTGTTCATGGTTTatgcagcatcagcag GATCATGGAACCAGGAGAGTCCAGTTTCCAGTTGGTAACGGGTCTTTGGTGACACCTATATGCAGTGGGACCCTGCTAGTCACACTGATCTGCTGTTTAGCACTGTCCAAATACATGTGGAAACATCGAATATGA
- the ankrd29 gene encoding ankyrin repeat domain-containing protein 29 isoform X1, which produces MSFKKETPLANAVFWAARKGNLALLQLLLNSGRVDADCRDGLGSTALMVASYSGHYDCVKEVIMQGADINYQRETGSTALFFASQQGHHDIVKLLLEFGASTDLQTKDGGTALTVASQHGHSRVVDALLRNGANVHDRLNDGATSLFLAAQEGHLSVIRQLLSSGARVNQAREDGTAPLWMAAQMGHGEAVKVLLLRGADRDANRQDGSTAIFKAALKGHTSVVEELLKFSPSLGLLKNGSTPLHAAVMSGNVRTVLLLLGANADPSLPNKNNELPSQLTKNDRILKVLHPDISN; this is translated from the exons ATGTCTTTCAAG AAGGAAACACCCCTGGCTAACGCCGTGTTCTGGGCCGCGAGGAAGGGCAACCTGGccctgcttcagctgctgctcaacagCGGCCGCGTGGACGCGGACTGCAGAGACGGG TTGGGGAGCACGGCGCTGATGGTGGCGTCCTACAGCGGCCATTACGACTGTGTCAAAGAAGTCATTATGCAGGGAGCAGACATCAACTACCAGCGGGAG ACGGGTTCTACAGCCCTGTTCTTCGCCTCCCAGCAGGGGCACCACGACATCGTGAAGCTCCTCCTGGAGTTCGGCGCctccacagacctgcagacGAAG GACGGCGGCACAGCCCTGACCGTGGCCTCGCAGCACGGCCACTCCCGCGTGGTGGACGCTCTCCTGAGGAACGGCGCCAATGTTCACGACCGGCTGAAC GACGGCGCCACCTCTCTCTTCCTCGCTGCCCAGGAGGGTCATTTGAGCGTGATCCGTCAGCTGCTTTCATCTGGTGCCAGGGTTAATCAAGCCAGGGAG GACGGCACTGCCCCCCTGTGGATGGCAGCTCAGATGGGTCACGGTGAGGCCGTGAAGGTTCTGCTCCTACGTGGAGCCGATCGGGACGCCAACAGACAG GACGGATCAACAGCGATAttcaaagcagctttaaagGGACACACCAGCGTAGTGGAGGAACTCCTCAAGTTTTCTCCGTCACTAGGACTTCTCAAG AACGGCTCCACGCCGCTTCATGCTGCTGTTATGAGTGGAAATGTGCGaacggttctgctgctgctgggggcaAACGCAGACCCCTCACTACCCAACAAG AATAACGAACTCCCTTCACAGCTCACCAAGAATGACCGCATCCTCAAGGTTTTACATCCAGATATCTCAAACTGA
- the cep19 gene encoding centrosomal protein of 19 kDa, translating to MQMPFEAKRCGVQFSPPSIVIIYEHKETKKVRKRVIPVRNFSKYSDCNMAAERLKNHPRHRDYLEAVTQSQLEKLHIILKDHMQGFSLVHSLASFHLDPDEDLNKLSDEELARKKGQMDKLFEKNRRHTADPNFVYDLEVDFTKPTTDRCSWDDESDDGF from the exons ATGCAGATGCCTTTTGAGGCAAAGCGATGTGGAGTGCAGTTCAGTCCTCCGTCCATAGTTATAATTTATGAACACAAGGAAACCAAAAAGGTCCGGAAAAGAGTAATACCTGTGCGGAACTTCTCAAAATATTCTG ACTGCAACATGGCTGCTGAAAGGCTGAAGAATCATCCTCGGCACAGGGACTACCTGGAGGCtgtgacacagagtcagctgGAGAAGCTTCACATCATCCTTAAAGATCATATGCAGGGCTTCAGCCTGGTGCACAGCCTGGCCTCATTTCACCTCGACCCTGATGAAGACCTCAACAAACTGAGTGATGAGGAACTAGCCCGCAAGAAGGGCCAAATGGATAAACTATTTGAAAAGAACCGCCGGCACACAGCTGATCCGAACTTTGTTTATGATCTGGAGGTTGATTTCACCAAGCCCACCACAGACAGGTGTAGCTGGGATGATGAGTCTGATGATGGATTTTAA
- the LOC114853258 gene encoding vacuolar protein sorting-associated protein 4B-like yields the protein MAGGNLQKAIDLASKASQEDKAKNYEEALRCYEQAVQYFLHVVKYEAQGDRAKQSIRAKCADYLDRAEQLKEYLSKKEKAPPAKPVKESGDKGSDSDAEDDPEKKKFQNQLSGAIVMEKPNIKWDDVAGLEGAKEALKEAVILPIKFPHLFTGKRTPWRGILLFGPPGTGKSYLAKAVATEANNSTFFSISSSDLVSKWLGESEKLVKNLFSLAREHKPSIIFIDEIDSLCGSRSDNESEAARRIKTEFLVQMQGVGNDNEGILVLGATNIPWTLDSAIRRRFEKRIYIPLPEEHARSSMFKLHLGSTPNNLTEADFTTLGNRTDGYSGADISIIVRDALMQPVRKVQMATHFKRVRGSQWNNPGVVVEDLLTPCSPGEPNAIEMTWMDVPGEKLLEPVVSMADMMKSLANTKPTVNEQDLEKLKKFTEDFGQEG from the exons ATGGCTGGCGGTAATTTACAG AAAGCTATAGATCTTGCCAGTAAAGCTTCACAGGAGGACAAAGCCAAAAATTATGAAGAGGCCCTTAGATGTTATGAGCAAGCAGTGCAGTACTTTTTGCATGTTGTCAAGT ATGAGGCTCAGGGTGATCGGGCCAAACAGAGCATAAGGGCCAAGTGTGCTGACTACCTGGACAGAGCCGAGCAACTCAAGGAATACCTGAGTAAAAAGGAAAAGGCTCCTCCAGCTAAACCTGTTAAAGAGTCCGGTGACAAAGG AAGTGATAGTGATGCAGAAGATGatccagagaagaagaagttcCAAAATCAACTCTCAG GTGCCATTGTAATGGAAAAGCCCAATATTAAGTGGGACGATGTGGCAGGGCTCGAAGGAGCCAAAGAGGCCTTAAAAGAGGCCGTCATCCTGCCCATTAAATTCCCCCATCTGTTCACAG GAAAGAGGACTCCTTGGCGAGGCATCCTGCTGTTTGGTCCTCCAGGAACAGGAAAATCCTACCTGGCCAAGGCGGTGGCCACAGAAGCCAACAACTCCACCTTCTTCTCCATTTCATCCTCTGACCTTGTGTCCAAGTGGCTGGGGGAGAGTGAAAA GTTGGTGAAGAACCTGTTTAGCTTAGCTCGAGAACACAAACCCTCGATCATTTTTATAGACGAGATTGACTccctctgtggctccaggagtgACAACGAGAGCGAAGCAGCGCGTAGAATCAAAACGGAGTTCCTCGTTCAGATGCAGG GTGTCGGAAACGACAATGAGGGAATCCTGGTTCTAGGAGCAACAAATATTCCATGGACTTTAGACTCAGCTATCAGGAGAAG GTTTGAAAAGCGAATCTACATTCCTCTGCCCGAGGAGCATGCCCGCTCCTCCATGTTCAAATTGCATCTGGGCTCCACGCCCAACAACCTGACGGAAGCGGACTTCACCACGCTGGGCAACAGAACAGACGGCTACTCCGGGGCTGACATCAGTATAATTGTCAGAGATGCTCTCATGCAGCCTGTCAGGAAGGTTCAGATGGCCACTCACTTTAAAAGG GTTCGCGGGTCACAGTGGAACAACCCCGGCGTTGTGGTGGAGGACCTTCTGACTCCTTGCTCACCAGGAGAACCCAATGCTATAGAGATGACTTGGATGGATGTTCCTGGGGAGAAGCTTTTAGAGCCGGTTGTGTCCATG GCGGACATGATGAAGTCACTGGCAAACACCAAACCAACTGTCAATGAGCAGGATctggagaagctgaagaagtttACTGAAGATTTTGGTCAGGAGGGCTAA